In one Nitrospira sp. CR1.1 genomic region, the following are encoded:
- the hflK gene encoding FtsH protease activity modulator HflK, which produces MVWDPKDPWSKKGDDLDQAFKQAQGQLRNLLPTGGFRNLLLVALTVFLIWQSAFIVAPDEEGVVKRFGIPVRVVEPGPHVKIPVVESVLQPKVAKLHRVEVGFRTDRQGRQQMIPQEALMLTGDMNILAIEFIVQYKIKSSREYLFNVADIDETIGKAAEASMREVIGKSKIDEALTTGKAQIQNDTQELLQHILDEYKTGVQVAAVQLQDVDPPEAVAAAFKDVTNAKEDREKLINQAQGYRNDITPKAKGEAAQLVNQAKGYAQARLNRAQGEANRFLATLKEYNQAKDIISKRIYIETLEDVLPHIDKFVMDGKGGERTLPYLPLDRFNKPAPAGAAQERTP; this is translated from the coding sequence ATGGTCTGGGACCCTAAAGACCCTTGGAGCAAAAAGGGCGACGATTTGGATCAAGCCTTTAAGCAGGCCCAGGGCCAACTTCGTAACCTGCTGCCGACCGGCGGATTTCGCAATCTGCTCCTCGTTGCCCTCACCGTGTTCCTCATCTGGCAAAGCGCGTTTATTGTGGCTCCCGACGAAGAGGGCGTCGTCAAACGATTCGGGATCCCGGTTCGAGTCGTGGAACCGGGGCCACATGTGAAAATTCCTGTGGTCGAAAGCGTCTTGCAGCCCAAGGTGGCGAAGTTGCATCGGGTGGAAGTCGGGTTTCGCACCGATCGGCAGGGCCGTCAGCAGATGATTCCGCAAGAAGCCTTGATGCTGACCGGCGACATGAACATTCTGGCCATTGAATTCATCGTTCAATACAAGATCAAAAGTTCCCGCGAGTATTTGTTCAATGTCGCAGACATCGACGAGACGATCGGAAAGGCGGCTGAGGCGTCCATGCGGGAGGTCATCGGCAAGAGCAAAATCGACGAAGCCCTGACCACCGGCAAAGCACAGATCCAGAATGACACGCAGGAACTGCTCCAGCACATTCTAGATGAATACAAAACCGGCGTGCAGGTGGCCGCCGTCCAATTACAGGACGTCGATCCCCCGGAAGCCGTGGCCGCGGCATTTAAAGACGTGACCAACGCCAAAGAAGATCGCGAAAAACTCATCAACCAGGCCCAGGGCTATCGAAACGACATCACCCCTAAAGCCAAGGGAGAGGCAGCGCAGTTGGTGAATCAAGCCAAGGGTTATGCGCAGGCGCGATTGAATCGCGCCCAGGGAGAAGCTAATCGCTTCCTTGCCACCCTCAAGGAGTACAACCAGGCAAAAGACATTATCAGCAAGCGAATCTACATCGAGACGCTTGAAGACGTGCTTCCCCACATCGATAAATTCGTGATGGATGGCAAAGGCGGAGAGCGGACCCTGCCGTACCTCCCGTTGGATCGTTTCAATAAACCGGCCCCGGCCGGCGCGGCGCAGGAGCGTACCCCATGA
- a CDS encoding divalent cation tolerance protein CutA → MDAQSSEIVVLVTASTYEEAEKMGRIIVESRLAACANVVGGMRSIFRWDDKISVENECLMIIKTTQQRYSELEATIRQHHSYTVPEIIALPVIAGSVSYLNWIRSETSK, encoded by the coding sequence GTGGATGCGCAAAGTTCAGAGATCGTGGTGTTGGTGACTGCCTCCACCTATGAAGAAGCCGAGAAGATGGGACGGATCATTGTCGAATCCAGGCTTGCTGCTTGCGCCAATGTAGTGGGGGGGATGCGATCAATTTTCCGATGGGATGACAAGATCAGTGTCGAGAATGAATGCTTGATGATCATTAAAACAACCCAACAGCGATATTCAGAGCTTGAAGCGACGATTCGGCAGCACCACAGCTATACTGTCCCCGAAATTATCGCGTTGCCGGTCATTGCGGGCTCGGTCTCCTACCTGAACTGGATTAGGAGTGAAACTTCTAAGTAG
- a CDS encoding exodeoxyribonuclease VII large subunit gives MTGHNLTLPLLLSVSDVTRLIRNSLEDQFQDVWIEGEISNLRAPSSGHLYFTLKDSQSQLRGVLFRSGALRLRFALQEGLAVIARGRISVYEPRGEYQLIVESLDPKGVGALQLAFEQLKERLSQEGLFDESRKRRLPSFPRTVGVVTSLTGAAIRDIVAVLRRRCPVVNILIAPVPVQGEGAGAQIAAAISVLSAMPQVEVLIVGRGGGASEDLGAFNEEAVVRAIARSRVPVVSAVGHEIDVTLSDFAADHRAATPSAAAEAVVPVLDEIMERLDELARRLRRLVDTLLQVQRHRFERSLSILGEARFRIQTQAQRLDELRDGLTRALTVQLTVLHREMVERRHLLIAQGPRDRIQGSLVVIPQLCKRLEQEARRGLMSRRQSVAIQLAALDALSPLGILQRGFSIVRTMSGGRIVRRAADVAVGDAVQIKLAEGQLVCEVEKVVPPSMP, from the coding sequence ATGACCGGGCACAACCTTACGTTGCCGTTGCTGCTTTCTGTGTCCGATGTGACACGGCTCATCCGGAATTCTCTGGAAGATCAATTTCAGGATGTCTGGATCGAGGGGGAAATCTCGAATCTTCGTGCGCCATCCTCCGGTCACCTCTATTTCACGCTGAAAGATAGCCAGAGCCAACTTCGCGGGGTGTTGTTTCGGTCCGGCGCCTTACGGCTTCGGTTTGCCCTGCAGGAAGGCCTGGCCGTGATTGCGCGCGGTCGCATCTCGGTGTACGAGCCGCGCGGTGAGTACCAACTGATTGTCGAGTCCCTTGATCCGAAGGGAGTCGGCGCGCTTCAACTGGCATTCGAGCAGCTCAAGGAGCGGTTGTCTCAGGAGGGGTTGTTCGATGAGTCGCGCAAACGGAGGTTGCCGTCATTTCCAAGGACAGTAGGCGTGGTCACCTCGCTGACTGGGGCGGCGATCCGCGATATTGTGGCGGTGCTTCGACGCCGTTGCCCCGTCGTCAATATTCTTATCGCCCCTGTTCCGGTTCAGGGCGAAGGCGCGGGCGCGCAGATTGCCGCGGCGATCAGCGTATTGAGTGCAATGCCGCAGGTGGAGGTGCTGATTGTCGGACGTGGCGGCGGCGCTTCGGAAGATTTGGGGGCGTTTAATGAAGAAGCGGTGGTTCGTGCCATCGCCAGGTCCAGGGTACCGGTAGTCTCCGCTGTGGGGCATGAAATCGATGTGACGCTCTCGGATTTTGCAGCGGACCATCGTGCCGCCACGCCTTCGGCGGCAGCGGAGGCGGTGGTGCCCGTGCTGGATGAGATCATGGAACGGTTGGATGAATTGGCCCGTCGTCTGCGCCGTCTCGTGGACACTCTGCTGCAGGTGCAGCGGCACCGGTTTGAGCGGTCGCTTAGCATCCTGGGCGAGGCGCGCTTTCGGATACAGACGCAGGCTCAGCGGCTCGATGAACTTCGGGACGGATTAACGCGCGCATTGACCGTACAGCTGACGGTGTTGCATCGTGAAATGGTGGAACGCCGCCACCTTCTGATCGCGCAGGGCCCGCGCGATCGGATTCAGGGGTCGTTGGTAGTCATTCCCCAATTGTGCAAGCGCTTGGAGCAGGAAGCCCGCCGCGGGCTCATGTCCAGACGGCAGTCGGTTGCGATACAGCTAGCCGCGCTCGACGCGCTCAGCCCGTTAGGCATTTTGCAACGCGGGTTCAGCATTGTTCGTACCATGTCGGGCGGGAGGATCGTGCGGCGGGCGGCCGATGTGGCGGTGGGAGACGCTGTTCAGATCAAACTCGCCGAAGGACAGTTGGTGTGTGAGGTGGAAAAGGTGGTCCCCCCGTCGATGCCTTGA
- the hflC gene encoding protease modulator HflC, with product MSKQGFAIAFVGIVIGLLVLGASPFYIVDVTQNAIVVQLGKPVRNVTEGGLYLKVPFIEEVTYFDKRLLDYDSNAQDVITQDKKTLLLDNFAKWRITDPLKVYQAFQSQRGALQRLHDIIYSELRVELGRHDLAEIVSSTRAQLMAVVTQRANEKASAYGIEIQDVRIKRADLPEQNEKAVFSRMQAERERQAKQYRAEGAEEAQKIKSEAEKDREIILAEAYRESEELRGGGDAKAFKIYADAYRQDPHFFEFTRTMEAYRKTLKDKTTILVSPDSEYFRFLKQR from the coding sequence ATGAGCAAGCAGGGATTTGCTATCGCCTTTGTCGGCATCGTCATCGGCTTGCTGGTTCTAGGCGCTTCACCCTTCTACATTGTCGACGTCACCCAGAATGCCATTGTGGTGCAGCTCGGCAAGCCGGTCCGAAATGTCACCGAAGGCGGCCTGTACCTGAAAGTGCCCTTCATTGAAGAGGTCACCTATTTCGATAAGCGCCTGCTGGACTATGATTCCAACGCGCAGGACGTGATCACGCAGGACAAAAAGACCCTTCTCCTCGATAACTTTGCCAAATGGCGGATCACCGATCCCCTCAAGGTCTACCAAGCCTTCCAAAGCCAGCGTGGCGCGCTGCAGCGTTTACACGACATCATCTATTCGGAGCTGCGAGTCGAACTGGGCCGACACGACCTGGCGGAAATTGTGTCGTCGACCCGGGCGCAACTCATGGCCGTGGTGACCCAACGCGCCAATGAAAAGGCGTCGGCGTACGGGATTGAGATTCAAGATGTGCGGATCAAGCGGGCAGACCTTCCCGAGCAAAACGAGAAGGCCGTCTTCTCACGTATGCAGGCGGAACGGGAACGGCAAGCCAAGCAATATCGCGCGGAAGGCGCCGAAGAAGCGCAGAAGATCAAGTCGGAAGCCGAGAAGGACCGGGAGATTATCCTTGCCGAAGCCTATCGCGAATCAGAAGAGCTTCGGGGCGGCGGCGATGCCAAGGCCTTCAAAATCTACGCGGATGCGTACCGCCAGGACCCGCATTTCTTTGAGTTCACGCGCACCATGGAAGCGTATCGCAAAACCCTCAAAGACAAGACCACGATCCTCGTCAGTCCCGACTCGGAATACTTCCGCTTTCTCAAACAACGCTAA
- the xseB gene encoding exodeoxyribonuclease VII small subunit — translation MAAVKFEYAMARLETIVAELEKGDLPLDDSLKIFEEGIRLSKTCLKMLEDAERKVEILVQEKDGKKRIQAFSPGEDESENPQ, via the coding sequence GTGGCTGCTGTGAAATTCGAATACGCGATGGCGAGATTGGAAACGATCGTCGCCGAACTTGAAAAGGGAGACCTTCCGCTCGACGATTCGTTGAAGATTTTCGAGGAAGGGATTCGGTTGTCCAAGACCTGTCTCAAAATGTTGGAGGACGCCGAACGGAAGGTGGAGATTTTGGTGCAGGAGAAAGACGGGAAAAAGCGCATTCAAGCCTTTTCTCCTGGTGAGGATGAGTCAGAGAACCCACAGTAG
- a CDS encoding TlyA family rRNA (cytidine-2'-O)-methyltransferase translates to MTQKIRPQRERLDRALVSRGLAASREDAARLILAGLVRVDGIVIDKAAKPTLPDALVEVTGSGSPYVGRGGEKLAGALNQFHIDPSGMVCFDVGCSTGGFTDCLLQRGATRVYAVDVGYGQFEWRLRQDPRVVLMERTNVRYLEPGAIAEPIDLIVIDVSFISLTLVLPAVISHLTPAGSIITLIKPQFEVGKGLVGRGGIVRDDGLREATVEKVVACAMRLGLELAGRMESPIEGRKGNREFLAWFRRKI, encoded by the coding sequence ATGACCCAGAAAATTCGTCCACAACGGGAACGGCTTGATCGGGCGCTGGTCAGTCGAGGTCTCGCCGCCAGCCGGGAAGATGCGGCCCGACTGATCCTGGCCGGTCTGGTCCGTGTGGATGGAATCGTCATCGACAAGGCGGCAAAACCGACATTGCCGGATGCGCTGGTGGAGGTGACCGGGTCGGGCTCTCCCTATGTCGGGCGCGGGGGAGAAAAGCTGGCCGGCGCGCTGAATCAATTTCACATCGACCCGAGCGGGATGGTGTGTTTCGATGTGGGGTGTTCGACCGGAGGTTTTACCGATTGTCTGTTGCAGCGAGGGGCGACTCGTGTGTATGCGGTGGACGTGGGATATGGTCAGTTTGAGTGGCGGCTTCGGCAGGATCCACGAGTTGTCCTGATGGAGCGGACCAACGTCCGGTATCTTGAACCGGGCGCGATCGCTGAACCGATCGATTTAATCGTGATCGACGTCTCATTCATTTCACTCACCCTCGTGTTGCCTGCTGTCATCTCCCATCTCACCCCTGCTGGTTCTATCATCACGCTGATCAAGCCGCAGTTTGAGGTGGGGAAAGGGCTCGTCGGGCGGGGAGGGATCGTGCGGGATGACGGGTTGCGGGAGGCGACGGTGGAGAAGGTTGTGGCTTGTGCGATGCGTCTTGGATTGGAGCTGGCAGGTCGCATGGAATCTCCGATCGAAGGCCGTAAAGGTAATCGCGAATTCCTCGCTTGGTTTCGGCGCAAGATATGA
- a CDS encoding peptidoglycan DD-metalloendopeptidase family protein: MSQQTAETSDAYTVVVFRGSSSKPLRFSFPRKFVRKLLILAAILIVADLLVVSHYVIRTGEVWQLSAFRAEAMGAREQTAAFSAAIDDLKKRISAMGEVNQRLRVMLGIDASKPVGDLANGRGGEDGPLPDGKSSVQGNGPAASGPGARQQVSELRDNNQSDLEFSTESIEEVTQQVRESLDALVREATQQEEALQSLTQIAEQRSAQWASTPSIWPVRGWVTSGFGPRVSPFTEKPAWHDGLDIGAQANAPVQAPALGRVVTVAFDSKMGNMVKLDHGYGIETVYGHLAKSLVKEGQRVKRGDVVALVGSTGLSTGPHLHYMIKKNGQALDPTKFILD; the protein is encoded by the coding sequence ATGAGCCAACAAACGGCCGAAACAAGTGATGCCTATACTGTCGTGGTGTTTCGAGGATCCTCCTCCAAGCCGCTACGGTTTAGTTTTCCACGGAAATTCGTACGTAAGCTCTTGATCCTGGCTGCAATTCTGATTGTGGCCGATCTGCTCGTTGTGTCCCATTATGTGATTCGAACCGGAGAAGTCTGGCAATTATCGGCCTTTCGAGCTGAGGCCATGGGTGCACGAGAGCAAACTGCTGCCTTTTCTGCCGCAATCGATGATCTCAAGAAGAGAATTTCAGCTATGGGGGAGGTCAATCAACGGCTCCGGGTCATGCTCGGGATTGATGCGTCGAAGCCGGTCGGCGATCTAGCTAACGGACGGGGTGGTGAGGATGGTCCACTGCCCGATGGAAAGAGCAGTGTTCAAGGAAATGGACCGGCTGCTTCAGGGCCGGGGGCTAGGCAGCAGGTATCGGAGCTGCGGGATAACAACCAATCCGATCTTGAGTTCTCCACCGAGAGCATTGAAGAGGTGACCCAGCAGGTTCGCGAAAGTTTAGACGCCCTCGTGCGGGAAGCCACGCAACAGGAAGAAGCCCTTCAAAGTCTGACACAAATAGCCGAGCAGCGCTCCGCCCAGTGGGCTTCCACTCCCTCAATCTGGCCGGTTCGCGGCTGGGTGACGTCAGGTTTTGGGCCCAGGGTCTCGCCGTTCACGGAGAAGCCGGCCTGGCACGATGGCCTTGATATCGGCGCCCAGGCGAATGCTCCAGTCCAGGCTCCCGCCCTTGGTCGTGTGGTCACGGTAGCATTTGATTCAAAAATGGGGAATATGGTGAAGCTGGATCACGGCTATGGCATTGAAACCGTGTACGGGCATCTTGCCAAGTCCTTGGTGAAAGAAGGTCAGCGCGTGAAGCGCGGAGATGTCGTTGCTCTTGTTGGCAGCACCGGCCTTTCGACCGGGCCACATCTCCACTACATGATTAAGAAGAACGGCCAGGCGCTTGATCCGACGAAATTCATTCTCGATTAG
- a CDS encoding formate--tetrahydrofolate ligase — MTDLEIARSATHKHIFEVAQTLGISSEDLIPHGRYKAKIAPHFASRVTKRPLGRYILVTAINPTPLGEGKTTTSVGLSMGLCRLGHKAAVTLRQPSLGPVFGIKGGGTGGGRAQVWPMEDINLHFTGDAHAVSASHNLLSAFVDNHLFHGNVLKLDPQKISWPRTLGVSDRALRDIILSAQTGSRAGQFVITEASEIMAVLALAKDHADLRQRLGRILVGLTESGAMTTAEAFGCAGSMAVLLKDALLPNLVQTLEGTPAFVHAGPFGNIAHGNCSVVSDQLALRCAEYVITEAGFGSDLGAEKFFNIKCRTSGLRPDVGVVVATLRALKLHGGGGTVKSGTPLPSGLTGTNQAALEKGFANLEQHIANVRAHGVPVVVAVNAFKDDSTAELNWVCERALVAGASSAAVSTHWADGGKGAEELARAVVKVAAQGSQFTHLYEATWPIKKKIETIAATMYGAVGVSYSTQAETDIELAARLGFEQFPICMAKTPLSLSHDPALKGRPSGFTVPIQELRILSGAGFLTAVCSGIQLMPGLPKKPAGERIDIDPRSGEIVGLA, encoded by the coding sequence ATGACCGACCTTGAAATAGCCCGATCTGCCACTCACAAGCATATTTTCGAAGTCGCACAAACGTTAGGTATCTCTTCCGAAGATCTCATCCCTCACGGCAGATACAAAGCCAAGATTGCTCCCCATTTTGCTTCGCGAGTGACGAAGAGACCGCTCGGGCGGTATATCCTCGTCACGGCCATTAATCCGACGCCGCTTGGGGAGGGTAAGACGACGACCTCCGTCGGATTAAGCATGGGCCTCTGTCGATTGGGCCACAAAGCTGCTGTTACGTTGCGGCAGCCTTCTCTGGGGCCGGTGTTTGGCATCAAAGGCGGAGGAACAGGCGGGGGGCGAGCGCAGGTATGGCCCATGGAGGACATCAATCTGCATTTCACCGGCGATGCCCATGCTGTCTCGGCGAGCCACAATCTGCTATCGGCGTTTGTGGATAACCACCTCTTTCACGGCAATGTGCTCAAGCTGGATCCACAAAAAATTAGCTGGCCTCGCACGCTGGGCGTGAGCGATCGAGCGCTCCGCGACATCATTCTGAGCGCGCAAACGGGATCACGAGCGGGGCAGTTTGTCATCACCGAGGCGTCGGAGATCATGGCGGTGTTAGCGCTGGCCAAGGATCATGCCGATCTGCGTCAGCGCCTTGGCAGAATCCTTGTTGGTCTGACGGAGAGTGGTGCCATGACCACAGCCGAGGCATTTGGTTGTGCCGGTTCGATGGCCGTGTTGCTGAAGGATGCCTTGCTCCCGAATCTGGTGCAGACCTTGGAAGGCACGCCCGCATTTGTTCATGCCGGACCGTTTGGCAACATCGCTCATGGCAATTGCTCTGTTGTCTCGGATCAGTTGGCGCTCCGTTGCGCGGAGTATGTCATTACGGAAGCCGGTTTTGGCAGCGATTTAGGAGCGGAGAAGTTCTTCAATATCAAGTGCCGCACATCCGGTCTTCGGCCCGATGTCGGAGTCGTTGTGGCAACGTTGCGTGCCCTGAAGCTGCATGGGGGAGGGGGGACAGTGAAATCCGGGACACCGCTCCCATCGGGATTAACGGGAACGAATCAGGCCGCCCTGGAAAAAGGGTTTGCCAATCTGGAACAGCACATTGCGAATGTGCGAGCCCACGGTGTGCCCGTGGTGGTGGCGGTCAATGCGTTCAAGGATGATTCGACCGCTGAATTGAACTGGGTGTGCGAACGCGCGCTGGTTGCCGGGGCCTCGTCGGCTGCCGTGTCGACTCATTGGGCCGATGGCGGAAAAGGCGCGGAGGAACTTGCGCGTGCGGTTGTCAAGGTCGCGGCGCAAGGATCACAATTCACGCACCTCTATGAGGCAACCTGGCCCATCAAGAAGAAGATCGAGACCATTGCGGCGACAATGTACGGCGCGGTAGGTGTGTCGTATTCGACTCAGGCGGAAACGGACATCGAATTGGCGGCGCGATTGGGATTCGAGCAGTTTCCCATCTGCATGGCGAAAACGCCGTTGTCGCTCTCCCATGACCCGGCTCTCAAAGGGCGACCATCCGGCTTTACCGTGCCTATCCAGGAGTTGCGAATCCTGTCCGGTGCGGGCTTTCTCACGGCCGTGTGTTCGGGGATTCAACTCATGCCGGGGTTGCCGAAAAAACCGGCCGGTGAACGCATCGATATCGATCCGCGGTCCGGCGAGATCGTTGGGCTGGCGTGA
- a CDS encoding rhodanese encodes MSFTITPTELKSRLDKGDKLVLVDVREPWEYAIAKLEGSVLVPLATLQQSLGKLDRNAEIIAVCHHGMRSADATGFLLQQGFGNVKNLIGGIDAWSVQVDSSVPRY; translated from the coding sequence ATGAGCTTTACAATTACACCCACAGAACTCAAATCGAGGTTGGATAAAGGTGACAAACTTGTGCTCGTAGATGTTCGAGAGCCTTGGGAATACGCCATTGCCAAGCTGGAGGGTTCCGTCCTGGTGCCGCTGGCAACTCTTCAACAATCCCTTGGGAAATTGGACCGTAACGCCGAAATTATCGCCGTGTGCCACCACGGGATGAGAAGCGCGGATGCGACGGGGTTTCTGTTACAGCAAGGGTTTGGAAACGTGAAAAACCTGATCGGGGGAATCGATGCCTGGTCTGTCCAGGTCGACTCATCCGTCCCCCGCTATTAG
- a CDS encoding NAD-dependent epimerase/dehydratase family protein → MKVLVTGGAGFIGSHVVDRLLQEGHDVVVVDNLVTGKRKNVPKAAQFYKLDIENPKLERVFRNERPSVVFHLAAQMNVRRSVEDPLFDAQVNVLGTLNVLEQASKHGARKVIFSSSGGAIYGEQLAFPAPETHITQPLSPYGISKLCGEHYLSYYHRMSGIQVVSLRYANVYGPRQDPEGEAGVVAIFIQKMLRGEQAVVNGNGRQTRDFVFVEDVVEANLMAMGPQVEGVYNVGTGIETSVNDLFRVVVDLTKVEFKEVHGPAKRGEQARSVIDCTKLQRTLGWEPRVDLREGLRRTVEFFRDGLG, encoded by the coding sequence ATGAAAGTCTTGGTTACCGGAGGGGCTGGATTTATCGGATCACATGTCGTGGATCGGTTGCTCCAGGAGGGTCACGACGTCGTGGTGGTCGATAATCTTGTAACGGGCAAGCGAAAAAACGTTCCCAAGGCGGCGCAATTCTACAAACTGGACATCGAGAATCCGAAACTGGAGCGGGTGTTCCGCAATGAGCGGCCCTCGGTGGTCTTTCACCTGGCGGCACAGATGAATGTTCGACGTTCAGTCGAAGATCCTCTGTTCGACGCACAGGTCAATGTGCTGGGGACGTTGAATGTCTTGGAGCAGGCATCCAAACATGGCGCGAGAAAGGTTATCTTTTCGTCATCCGGGGGGGCGATTTACGGAGAACAACTGGCCTTTCCAGCACCGGAAACGCATATCACTCAACCGCTCTCCCCCTATGGAATCAGCAAATTATGCGGGGAGCATTACCTCTCTTACTACCACCGGATGAGTGGCATTCAGGTGGTGAGTTTGCGGTATGCCAATGTCTATGGGCCTCGCCAGGATCCTGAAGGCGAAGCGGGCGTCGTAGCCATTTTCATTCAGAAAATGCTGCGAGGGGAGCAAGCTGTGGTGAATGGGAATGGCCGCCAAACCCGTGACTTCGTCTTTGTCGAGGACGTCGTCGAGGCAAATTTGATGGCGATGGGTCCTCAGGTTGAGGGTGTGTACAATGTGGGGACCGGCATTGAGACGTCGGTCAATGACCTCTTCCGAGTCGTCGTTGACCTGACCAAGGTTGAATTCAAGGAAGTGCACGGTCCGGCCAAACGCGGTGAGCAAGCAAGGAGCGTCATTGACTGCACAAAACTCCAACGCACGCTCGGGTGGGAGCCGAGGGTCGACTTGCGGGAAGGATTGCGGCGAACCGTAGAATTTTTCAGAGATGGACTTGGCTGA